One region of Pygocentrus nattereri isolate fPygNat1 chromosome 14, fPygNat1.pri, whole genome shotgun sequence genomic DNA includes:
- the gcdhb gene encoding glutaryl-CoA dehydrogenase b — translation MALRSAARRLLVKPQRCAFPSGLRAQGTAASAQREAEKGGEKKQVKAPKVQFSWRDALDLEGLLTEEEIMIRDSFRAYCQEKLMPRILMANRNEIFHREILNEMGELGVLGPTIKGYGCAGTSYVAYGLIAREVERVDSGYRSVMSVQSSLVMHPINAYGTEQQKEKYLPRLARGELLGCFGLTEPNHGSDPGSMETRAKYNSSSRTFTLTGSKTWITNSPVADICVVWAKCDDGKVRGFILEQGMKGLSTPKIEGKFSLRASSTGMIIMDDVEVPEENLLPNVSGLAGPFGCLNNARYGIAWGALGAAEFCFHAARQYTLDRIQFGVPLARNQLMQKKMADMLTEITLGLQSCLQLGRLIDQKKASPEMISMLKRNSCGKALDIARQARDMLGGNGIADEYHIIRHVMNLEAVNTYEGTHDIHALILGRAITGLQAFTVEK, via the exons ATGGCTTTAAGAAGCGCCGCGCGTCGCCTCCTCGTCAAGCCTCAGAGATGTGCCTTCCCCTCAGGGCTCAGGGCTCAGGGCACCGCGGCATCTGCACAGCGTG AAGCAGAGAAGGGTGGTGAGAAGAAGCAGGTTAAAGCAC CTAAAGTACAGTTTAGCTGGCGTGATGCTCTGGACCTGGAGGGATTGCTCACGGAAGAGGAGATCATGATCCGAGACTCCTTCCGAGCATACTGCCAAGAAAAACTCATGCCTCGCATCCTGATGGCCAACAGAAATGAAA TTTTCCACCGTGAGATTCTGAATGAAATGGGTGAGCTGGGCGTTTTGGGCCCAACCATTAAAG GCTATGGCTGTGCTGGTACAAGTTATGTGGCATACGGGCTGATAGCACGTGAGGTGGAGAGAGTGGACAGTGGTTATCGGTCAGTAATGAGTGTACAGTCCTCTCTGGTCATGCATCCCATCAACGCTTATGGCACAGAGCAACAGAAGGAGAAATACCTCCCCAGACTGG CACGGGGAGAGCTTCTGGGGTGTTTTGGCCTGACTGAGCCCAACCACGGCAGTGACCCTGGCAGCATGGAGACCAGAGCTAAGTACAACTCGTCCAGCCGCACCTTCACCCTCACTGGCTCCAAAACCTG GATCACAAACTCTCCTGTGGCTGATATCTGTGTGGTGTGGGCCAAGTGTGATGATGGGAAAGTGCGTGGCTTCATCCTGGAGCAGGGCATGAAGGGTCTCAGCACACCCAAGATTGAGGGAAAGTTCTCCCTGAGGGCTTCATCCACAGGCATGATCATCATGGATGATGTGGAGGTGCCAGAGGAGAACCTGCTGCCCAATGTGTCGGGCCTGGCG GGCCCATTTGGCTGCTTGAATAACGCTCGCTATGGGATTGCCTGGGGAGCACTGGGAGCGGCAGAGTTCTGCTTCCATGCAGCTCGTCAGTACACACTGGACAG GATCCAGTTTGGGGTGCCACTGGCCAGGAACCAGCTAATGCAGAAGAAAATGGCTGACATGCTGACAGAGATCACTCTCGGCCTGCAGTCCTGCCTGCAGCTGGGCAGGCTTATTGATCAGAAGAA AGCATCTCCAGAGATGATCTCCATGCTTAAGAGAAATAGCTGTGGGAAGGCTCTGGACATTGCCAGGCAGGCCAGAGACATGCTGGGAGGCAACGGCATTGCTGATGAGTACCACATCATCCGGCACGTCATGAACCTAGAGGCTGTCAACACTTACGAAG GTACCCATGATATCCATGCCCTAATCCTGGGCAGAGCTATCACAGGACTACAGGCCTTTACCGTGGAGAAATAA
- the syce2 gene encoding synaptonemal complex central element protein 2: protein MAQHFFGHPGSATFQSTPKAPHRAQTKLAQEEHSIDHETTGETLSFVTLDDGHDQQSEDSGINVSSRCSPVSLAVDDVVPKPVNSKIDEIGRKAQDLIERINQSRAMDQKVLSSFEEKLMRKVSEMCQQVKEQMFEYYEEHSRGMETKFTELSEVLERSSQLSMELQGASQTLAAINKGLQQTGQ from the exons ATGGCTCAGCATTTCTTTGGACACCCGGGCTCTGCTACATTTCAGTCGACGCCTAAAGCTCCTCATCGGGCGCAAACAAAG TTGGCACAGGAGGAGCATAGTATAGACCATGAGACGACAGGTGAAACGCTGTCTTTTGTAACGCTAGATGATGGCCACGACCAGCAAAG TGAGGACTCCGGCATCAATGTTTCAAGCAGATGTTCACCTGTGAGCCTTGCTGTGGATGATGTTGTCCCCAAGCCTGTTAACTCAAAAATAGATGAGATTGGGAGGAAAGCTCAAGACCTTATCGAGCGCATCAACCAGAGCAGGGCCATGGACCAGAAAGTCTTGAGCAGCTTTGAGGAGAAGCTGATGCGGAAG GTGAGTGAGATGTGCCAGCAGGTGAAGGAACAAATGTTTGAGTATTATGAGGAGCACAGTCGAGGGATGGAGACCAAGTTCacagagctttcagaggtgCTGGAGCGCAGCAGTCAGCTTAGCATGGAGCTACAGGGAGCCAGCCAGACACTGGCAGCCATCAACAAAGGTCTACAGCAAACTGGCCAGTAG